One Hordeum vulgare subsp. vulgare chromosome 4H, MorexV3_pseudomolecules_assembly, whole genome shotgun sequence DNA window includes the following coding sequences:
- the LOC123449068 gene encoding uncharacterized protein LOC123449068, which translates to MSSRPSRSDAHLSPVDEAVRVDEVRGYYDGAAPKRHSKPSRSDHSAVYTDALAGPGVDGSHPELDKFQDLEAHSEKLVCEGGKAGEEFVETEYYKDLGCVGKQHHTTGTGFIKVDRPAGGSFELSEDPGATERHASSKGNPATNDWIPSADTVYQEASDKPNRSDS; encoded by the exons ATGTCGTCGAGGCCGAGCAGGAGCGACGCGCACCTGTCCCCGGTGGACGAGGCGGTGAGGGTGGACGAGGTGCGGGGGTACTACGACGGCGCGGCTCCCAAGCGCCACTCCAAGCCCTCCCGCAGCGACCACTCCGCCGTGTACACCGACGCGCTCGCCGGCCCCGGCGTCGACGGCTCCCACCCCGAGCTCGACAAGTTCCAGGACCTCGAAGCCCACTCCGAG AAACTGGTGTGCGAGGGCGGGAAGGCCGGCGAGGAGTTCGTGGAGACGGAGTACTACAAGGACCTCGGCTGTGTCGGCAAGCAGCATCACACG ACTGGGACGGGCTTCATCAAGGTGGACAGGCCCGCCGGCGGCTCGTTCGAGCTCTCTGAAGACCCGGGTGCGACGGAGCGCCATGCTTCCTCCAAGGGGAACCCCGCCACAAACGACTGGATCCCGTCAGCTGACACG GTGTACCAGGAGGCGTCAGACAAGCCCAACAGAAGCGACAGCTGA
- the LOC123449069 gene encoding uncharacterized protein LOC123449069, with product MGGGGGGARGKEFGSMEEFWGFYLGQHSKAATRRWHFAGTLASLVCALLAAATGRAALLAACPVLGYGMAWYSHFFVEGNRPATFGHPVWSLLCDYRMFALILTGRIDAELARLRIHPPRLASD from the coding sequence atgggaggaggaggtggaggggctcgGGGGAAGGAGTTCGGGAGCATGGAGGAGTTCTGGGGGTTCTACCTGGGGCAGCACTCGAAGGCGGCGACGCGGCGCTGGCACTTTGCCGGCACGCTGGCCTCGCTAGTGTGCGCGCTGCTGGCGGCCGCCACCGGCCGCGCCGCGCTCCTGGCGGCCTGCCCCGTGCTCGGCTACGGCATGGCCTGGTACAGCCACTTCTTCGTGGAGGGCAACCGGCCGGCCACCTTCGGCCACCCCGTCTGGTCCTTGCTCTGCGACTACCGCATGTTCGCCCTCATCCTCACCGGCCGCATCGACGCCGAGCTCGCCCGCCTCCGCATCCACCCGCCGCGCCTCGCCTCCGACTGA